A stretch of Anaeromyxobacter dehalogenans 2CP-1 DNA encodes these proteins:
- a CDS encoding transglutaminase domain-containing protein, translating to MIALAAAALLAALPEGQARYRVELSGEPVGAAELRVACAGARCVLSFGTWLRAPEEAGGAVRVRRIEAEVDREGRLSGAVRRTEDGAPRAASAPPGRVPASAAELALLAASARAARGTAACLAAFDEEGGRAGLACAGPALADGAVVLDVLGEREEVRPGPDGFPDEVRLPEQGARFVRDPAAAPPARAPRLPVRVAGPADPGRARAFCGRAVDAPAPAPPPAAAPPARPGPGDCRAQAAAWIAAARRAGLEARQAVGVAHDGAGFTWHAWAEVRGPSGWIAIDPAFGEAPARGPRFTVARFTMGDEAARAAAGREILACWGRGRVR from the coding sequence GTGATCGCGCTCGCGGCGGCGGCGCTGCTCGCGGCGCTCCCGGAGGGGCAGGCGCGCTACCGCGTCGAGCTCTCCGGCGAGCCGGTGGGCGCGGCGGAGCTGCGGGTCGCCTGCGCCGGGGCGCGGTGCGTCCTGAGCTTCGGCACGTGGCTGCGAGCGCCGGAGGAGGCCGGCGGCGCGGTGCGGGTGCGCCGGATCGAGGCGGAGGTGGATCGCGAGGGGCGGCTTTCGGGTGCGGTGCGCCGGACCGAGGACGGCGCGCCGCGGGCGGCGAGCGCGCCGCCGGGGCGGGTGCCGGCGTCGGCGGCGGAGCTGGCGCTCCTCGCGGCGTCGGCGCGCGCGGCCCGGGGCACCGCGGCGTGCCTCGCCGCCTTCGACGAGGAGGGCGGGCGCGCCGGCCTCGCCTGCGCCGGGCCGGCGCTGGCGGACGGGGCGGTGGTGCTCGACGTGCTGGGCGAGCGGGAGGAGGTGCGCCCGGGCCCCGACGGCTTCCCCGACGAGGTGCGGCTCCCGGAGCAGGGCGCGCGCTTCGTCCGCGATCCCGCGGCCGCGCCGCCGGCCCGGGCGCCGCGGCTGCCGGTCCGCGTGGCCGGCCCGGCCGATCCGGGCCGCGCCCGCGCGTTCTGCGGGCGCGCGGTCGACGCGCCGGCGCCGGCCCCGCCGCCCGCCGCGGCCCCGCCCGCGCGGCCGGGGCCGGGCGACTGCCGCGCGCAGGCGGCCGCCTGGATCGCGGCGGCGCGGCGCGCCGGGCTCGAGGCGCGCCAGGCGGTGGGCGTGGCGCACGACGGGGCCGGCTTCACCTGGCACGCCTGGGCGGAGGTGCGCGGCCCGTCGGGCTGGATCGCGATCGACCCGGCCTTCGGCGAGGCGCCCGCGCGGGGGCCGCGCTTCACGGTGGCGCGGTTCACGATGGGTGACGAGGCCGCGCGCGCCGCCGCGGGCCGCGAGATCCTCGCCTGCTGGGGACGGGGGCGGGTGAGGTAG
- a CDS encoding ion channel protein Tsx, whose product MTLRSLLRASFLLALVAAAPAARAGGFSTTNVQLLQGWNFDKAIDTSFAGKLKDGTKTTLTLNHFSTWEYGDNFAFFDLSRGRFEADDSQWTDAYVEWHPRLFVNQLLGQKEPLFGVIRNWGFAGEVNQGAGFYAYMGGLGLDFAVPAGWVLGLNTYYRYDNFNRHGWQVSPFWTVPFAVGKVPFLFTGFIDVNGLKDEGGFYTGSDNGVEIWSQPQLLVDALAPFGGKAGKLYVGVEWWLHYYSLGSFEETTSAPQAMVQWTVF is encoded by the coding sequence ATGACCCTTCGCAGCCTCCTCCGTGCCTCGTTCCTGCTCGCCCTCGTCGCCGCGGCTCCGGCGGCGCGCGCGGGCGGCTTCTCCACCACCAACGTCCAGCTCCTCCAGGGCTGGAACTTCGACAAGGCGATCGACACCTCGTTCGCCGGCAAGCTGAAGGACGGCACCAAGACCACGCTGACGCTGAACCACTTCTCGACGTGGGAGTACGGCGACAACTTCGCGTTCTTCGACCTGTCGCGCGGCCGCTTCGAGGCCGACGACTCGCAGTGGACCGACGCCTACGTCGAGTGGCACCCGCGCCTGTTCGTGAACCAGCTCCTCGGCCAGAAGGAGCCGCTGTTCGGCGTCATCCGGAACTGGGGCTTCGCGGGCGAGGTGAACCAGGGCGCCGGCTTCTACGCGTACATGGGCGGCCTCGGCCTCGACTTCGCCGTGCCGGCCGGCTGGGTGCTCGGCCTGAACACGTACTACCGCTACGACAACTTCAACCGGCACGGCTGGCAGGTGTCGCCGTTCTGGACGGTGCCGTTCGCGGTCGGCAAGGTGCCGTTCCTGTTCACCGGCTTCATCGACGTGAACGGCCTCAAGGACGAGGGCGGCTTCTACACCGGGTCGGACAACGGCGTGGAGATCTGGTCGCAGCCGCAGCTGCTCGTGGACGCGCTCGCGCCGTTCGGCGGCAAGGCCGGCAAGCTGTACGTCGGCGTCGAGTGGTGGCTGCACTACTACAGCCTGGGCTCGTTCGAGGAGACCACCTCGGCGCCGCAGGCGATGGTGCAGTGGACGGTGTTCTGA
- a CDS encoding DedA family protein translates to MTPLQRLADALAALVSTTGPYAPGILFLATLVEYVFPPFPGDLLVVLGAWYAVEGAISWPVTFVSVTAGGLAGAWLDHRVGAALGRRLDARAARHGALSVQARRLARFEASYRRWGGWLLVANRFLPGVRAFIFIGAGASRIPLRRVLLLGGLSAALWNAVLLAAGAFLAHNQEELIQLVQRYTNAAWAALAACALLWVLGLAWRRAARRRAAADGEEEA, encoded by the coding sequence GTGACCCCGCTCCAGCGCCTCGCCGACGCGCTCGCCGCGCTCGTCTCGACCACCGGGCCGTACGCGCCGGGGATCCTGTTCCTCGCCACCCTGGTCGAGTACGTGTTCCCGCCATTCCCCGGCGACCTGCTGGTGGTCCTCGGCGCCTGGTACGCGGTGGAGGGCGCCATCTCCTGGCCGGTCACGTTCGTCTCGGTCACCGCCGGCGGCCTGGCGGGCGCGTGGCTGGACCACCGGGTCGGTGCGGCGCTCGGGCGGCGGCTGGACGCGCGCGCCGCCCGCCACGGCGCGCTCTCGGTGCAGGCCCGGCGGCTGGCGCGGTTCGAGGCGAGCTATAGGCGCTGGGGCGGGTGGCTGCTCGTCGCGAACCGCTTCCTGCCCGGCGTCCGGGCGTTCATCTTCATCGGCGCGGGCGCGTCCCGGATCCCGCTCCGCCGCGTGCTCCTCCTCGGCGGCCTGTCCGCCGCGCTCTGGAACGCCGTGCTGCTCGCGGCCGGCGCGTTCCTGGCGCACAACCAGGAGGAGCTCATCCAGCTCGTGCAGCGGTACACGAACGCGGCGTGGGCCGCGCTCGCCGCCTGCGCGCTGCTCTGGGTCCTCGGGCTCGCCTGGCGCCGGGCCGCCCGGCGCCGCGCCGCGGCGGACGGCGAGGAGGAGGCGTGA
- a CDS encoding class I SAM-dependent methyltransferase: MADSQRRVFDDRYREGTPPWDIGRPQAELVALAEAGEIVGDVLDVGCGTGENALHLAALGKRVLGVDGSPTAIARALEKAAARGLQVPFLVADALDLKALHRRFETAVDCGLFHVFDRADRRTYAQSLTEVLSPGSTLHLLCFSDEEPPGPGPRRISESDVRDAFRSIFALTRLREARFERLGADPARAWLATLVRI; this comes from the coding sequence ATGGCCGACTCGCAGCGCCGCGTGTTCGACGATCGCTACCGGGAGGGCACGCCGCCCTGGGACATCGGGCGTCCGCAGGCCGAGCTGGTGGCGCTCGCGGAGGCCGGCGAGATCGTCGGCGACGTGCTCGACGTGGGCTGCGGCACCGGCGAGAACGCGCTCCACCTCGCCGCGCTCGGCAAGCGCGTCCTAGGCGTGGACGGCTCGCCCACCGCCATCGCGCGCGCCCTCGAGAAGGCGGCCGCGCGCGGGCTGCAGGTGCCGTTCCTGGTGGCGGACGCGCTCGACCTGAAGGCGCTCCACCGGCGCTTCGAGACCGCGGTGGACTGCGGCCTGTTCCACGTGTTCGATCGCGCCGACCGGCGGACCTACGCGCAGTCGCTCACCGAGGTGCTCTCGCCCGGCTCGACGCTGCACCTGCTCTGCTTCTCCGACGAGGAGCCGCCGGGCCCCGGCCCGCGCCGGATCTCGGAGTCCGACGTCCGCGACGCGTTCCGGTCGATCTTCGCGCTGACCCGGCTCCGCGAGGCGCGCTTCGAGCGGCTCGGCGCCGACCCGGCGCGCGCCTGGCTCGCCACGCTGGTACGGATCTAG
- the argB gene encoding acetylglutamate kinase, protein MKTIVLKLGGEIVHSPELDLVARDLRTLVDGWNRVAIVHGGGPQATALQKRLGLETRMVAGRRFTDEATLEVMKYVVAGRLNVDLCGRLLANGVMPVGLHGASGHAIQATRRPPRVMQGAGPEPVDLGLVGDVVGFNLPLLGDLFERRYVPVLACLGCDDAGQALNINGDTVASQLAGALRADALVLVTSTPGVLRDVKDPSSRIPRITRAEFERLVADGTISGGMIPKLEESFEVLRGGARSVVILGKLAPGDLEAALLEPGSAGTVLVAD, encoded by the coding sequence ATGAAGACCATCGTCCTCAAGCTCGGCGGCGAGATCGTCCACTCCCCGGAGCTCGACCTGGTCGCGCGCGACCTGCGCACGCTCGTCGACGGCTGGAACCGGGTCGCCATCGTCCACGGCGGCGGCCCGCAGGCGACCGCGCTGCAGAAGCGGCTCGGCCTCGAGACGCGCATGGTGGCGGGCCGGCGGTTCACCGACGAGGCCACCCTCGAGGTGATGAAGTACGTGGTGGCCGGGCGGCTCAACGTCGATCTGTGCGGCCGGCTGCTCGCGAACGGCGTCATGCCGGTGGGGCTGCACGGCGCGAGCGGCCACGCCATCCAGGCCACCCGCCGGCCGCCGCGGGTGATGCAGGGCGCCGGGCCGGAGCCGGTGGACCTCGGCCTGGTGGGCGACGTGGTCGGGTTCAACCTGCCGCTCCTCGGCGACCTGTTCGAGCGGCGCTACGTGCCGGTGCTGGCGTGCCTGGGCTGCGACGACGCCGGCCAGGCGCTCAACATCAACGGCGACACGGTGGCGAGCCAGCTCGCCGGCGCGCTCCGCGCCGACGCGCTCGTGCTCGTCACCTCCACCCCGGGCGTGCTCCGCGACGTGAAGGATCCCTCGAGCCGCATCCCGCGCATCACCCGCGCCGAGTTCGAGCGGCTGGTGGCGGACGGCACCATCTCCGGCGGCATGATCCCGAAGCTGGAGGAGTCGTTCGAGGTGCTGCGCGGCGGCGCGAGGTCGGTCGTGATCCTGGGGAAGCTCGCGCCCGGCGATCTCGAGGCGGCGCTGCTCGAGCCCGGGTCGGCGGGCACGGTGCTCGTGGCGGACTAG
- a CDS encoding sulfatase-like hydrolase/transferase, which yields MLLHPAGAPRGGPSGLRFPAFLWALLHVPVFLALYATSIGQAVQATPAPYRAWLWPTFVPQALLLALVAFALALPFSLAPRAYRFAVGAAAGLLTGGLAVDAKVLQSVGFHLNGFFLRVMLQPNALRETGVPLSDVLLFLGGALALVAVDVLAGAWFVRRFAAPARRAWPWALALLLLSAAERVYGGGLTYFAGSSVFAASTTLPLQVPIRMQGLARSVFGDRTNDPFEGANASKRLPAGVDPAELRFEHRPDVLFVVAESLPAEHLDARTMPRLWARAEHGARFTRHYAAASSTNYTLFSLVYGLQAQKLEAVVGAGRQPTLFPALTENGYQVKVSAASCVDWMDLQKTVFGGVSDLETWCDGNDPSTRDAQMLKSARAFTARADPARPVFLFLFFFGTHFNYFHDPEDQVFAPAWDGAGGLKATRAPGVEIEHRARNAAHALDRALDAFLDDFTRTRGREPLVVFTGDHGEEFRQKGHLGHGSAVTDEQIHVPAVWLGPGVPAGVRDAVTSHVDVVPTLFSLLGERHPASLYADGLSMFEAPEDRFVVSTVGWEPRYAAIGKDLKVTMYAGMGGAQITDPDDRPLPDGPARMARQAGRILRALRGEAEPAPRAAAAPAP from the coding sequence ATGCTCCTGCACCCCGCTGGCGCGCCGCGGGGGGGCCCGTCCGGCCTCAGGTTCCCGGCGTTCCTCTGGGCGCTCCTCCACGTCCCCGTCTTCCTCGCGCTCTACGCGACGTCCATCGGGCAGGCCGTCCAGGCCACGCCCGCGCCGTACCGCGCCTGGCTCTGGCCCACCTTCGTCCCGCAGGCGCTGCTGCTCGCGCTGGTGGCGTTCGCGCTGGCGCTGCCGTTCTCGCTCGCCCCGCGCGCCTACCGCTTCGCGGTGGGGGCCGCGGCCGGGCTGCTCACCGGCGGGCTGGCGGTGGACGCGAAGGTGCTGCAGTCGGTCGGCTTCCACCTGAACGGCTTCTTCCTGCGGGTCATGCTGCAGCCGAACGCGCTCCGCGAGACCGGCGTGCCGCTCTCCGACGTGCTCCTGTTCCTCGGGGGCGCGCTCGCGCTGGTGGCGGTGGACGTCCTCGCCGGCGCCTGGTTCGTGCGCCGGTTCGCGGCCCCGGCGCGCCGCGCCTGGCCCTGGGCGCTCGCGCTCCTGCTGCTCTCGGCGGCGGAGCGGGTCTACGGCGGCGGGCTCACCTACTTCGCCGGGTCGTCGGTGTTCGCCGCCTCGACCACCCTGCCGCTCCAGGTGCCCATCCGCATGCAGGGCCTGGCGCGCTCGGTGTTCGGCGACCGCACCAACGATCCGTTCGAGGGCGCGAACGCCTCGAAGCGCCTGCCGGCCGGCGTGGACCCCGCCGAGCTCCGCTTCGAGCACCGGCCCGACGTCCTGTTCGTGGTGGCGGAGAGCCTGCCGGCCGAGCACCTCGACGCGCGCACCATGCCGCGGCTCTGGGCGCGCGCCGAGCACGGCGCGCGGTTCACCCGGCACTACGCCGCCGCCAGCTCCACCAACTACACGCTCTTCTCGCTCGTGTACGGGCTGCAGGCGCAGAAGCTCGAGGCGGTGGTCGGCGCCGGGCGCCAGCCGACGCTGTTCCCGGCGCTGACCGAGAACGGCTACCAGGTGAAGGTGAGCGCGGCCTCCTGCGTGGACTGGATGGACCTGCAGAAGACCGTGTTCGGCGGGGTGTCCGATCTCGAGACCTGGTGCGACGGCAACGACCCGTCCACCCGCGACGCCCAGATGCTGAAGAGCGCCCGCGCCTTCACGGCGCGGGCCGACCCGGCGCGCCCGGTGTTCCTGTTCCTCTTCTTCTTCGGCACCCACTTCAACTACTTCCACGATCCCGAGGACCAGGTGTTCGCGCCGGCCTGGGACGGCGCCGGCGGCCTGAAGGCCACCCGCGCGCCGGGCGTGGAGATCGAGCACCGCGCCCGCAACGCGGCGCACGCGCTCGACCGCGCGCTGGACGCGTTCCTCGACGACTTCACGCGGACCCGCGGGCGCGAGCCGCTCGTCGTCTTCACCGGCGACCACGGCGAGGAGTTCCGGCAGAAGGGGCACCTCGGCCACGGCTCGGCGGTGACCGACGAGCAGATCCACGTGCCCGCGGTGTGGCTCGGGCCGGGCGTGCCGGCCGGCGTGCGCGACGCGGTCACCAGCCACGTGGACGTGGTGCCGACGCTGTTCTCGCTGCTCGGCGAGCGCCACCCGGCCTCGCTGTACGCCGACGGCCTCTCCATGTTCGAGGCGCCCGAGGATCGCTTCGTGGTCTCGACGGTGGGCTGGGAGCCGCGCTACGCCGCCATCGGCAAGGACCTGAAGGTCACGATGTACGCCGGCATGGGTGGCGCGCAGATCACCGACCCCGACGACCGGCCGCTCCCCGACGGGCCGGCCCGGATGGCCCGGCAGGCCGGCCGGATCCTGCGCGCGCTCCGGGGCGAGGCCGAGCCCGCCCCCCGCGCCGCCGCCGCGCCGGCGCCCTGA
- the argC gene encoding N-acetyl-gamma-glutamyl-phosphate reductase, translated as MATGKRFKAAVIGGSGYGGAEMIRRLLVHPDVELVRVASIDFVGEPLSAADPALEAVTDLTFEGIPPAQAAAGMDVVLLGLPHTVAASKVPELAALPGVKVVDMSGDFRLKDAAAYERWYKHVHPCPDRLADFVYGLPELNRERIRSARFVASPGCFATTIELALLPLARAGLLEGVVHVQGITGSSGSGVAPSAGTHHPVRAGNLKTYKPLEHQHVPEITETLAAAGARDLALRFVPVSAPLSRGILATAFLELPEQWTQDRLDRLYREAYAGEPFVRVPRKRLPEVAAVSGSNYAEVGVAVGSALRGRRTVTLFGATDNLVKGGAGQAIQNMNLVLGLDEKASLADPGPWPP; from the coding sequence ATGGCGACCGGCAAGCGCTTCAAGGCCGCGGTCATCGGCGGCTCGGGCTACGGCGGAGCGGAGATGATCCGCCGGCTCCTCGTCCACCCCGACGTGGAGCTGGTCCGCGTCGCGTCCATCGACTTCGTGGGCGAGCCGCTCTCGGCCGCCGATCCCGCGCTGGAGGCGGTCACCGACCTCACGTTCGAGGGCATCCCCCCGGCGCAGGCCGCCGCGGGCATGGACGTGGTCCTGCTCGGCCTGCCGCACACGGTGGCGGCCTCGAAGGTGCCGGAGCTCGCCGCGCTGCCGGGCGTGAAGGTCGTGGACATGAGCGGCGACTTCCGGCTGAAGGACGCCGCCGCGTACGAGCGCTGGTACAAGCACGTCCACCCCTGCCCGGATCGGCTGGCCGACTTCGTCTACGGCCTGCCCGAGCTGAACCGGGAGCGCATCCGGTCCGCGCGCTTCGTCGCCTCGCCGGGCTGCTTCGCCACCACCATCGAGCTCGCGCTCCTGCCGCTCGCGCGCGCCGGGCTGCTCGAGGGCGTGGTCCACGTGCAGGGCATCACCGGATCCTCCGGCTCGGGGGTGGCGCCCTCGGCCGGCACGCACCACCCGGTCCGCGCCGGAAATCTCAAGACCTACAAGCCGCTCGAGCACCAGCACGTCCCGGAGATCACCGAGACGCTCGCCGCCGCGGGCGCGCGCGACCTCGCGCTGCGCTTCGTGCCGGTGTCGGCGCCGCTCTCCCGCGGCATCCTCGCCACCGCGTTCCTGGAGCTGCCGGAGCAATGGACGCAGGACCGGCTCGACCGGCTCTACCGCGAGGCGTACGCGGGCGAGCCGTTCGTGCGCGTCCCGCGCAAGCGGCTGCCGGAGGTCGCGGCGGTGTCCGGCTCGAACTACGCCGAGGTGGGCGTGGCGGTGGGGTCGGCGCTCCGCGGGCGGCGCACCGTCACCCTGTTCGGCGCGACCGACAACCTGGTGAAGGGCGGGGCAGGCCAGGCCATCCAGAACATGAACCTCGTGCTCGGGCTCGACGAGAAGGCCTCGCTCGCCGACCCCGGCCCCTGGCCTCCATGA
- a CDS encoding M20 family metallopeptidase, producing the protein MAARIEDALTWLQGQRGAMEALLERLVAQNSFTQNRAGVEAVANVVAGQLRTLAMDVELRPSHHYGPHVLFTGRAAGAPVFLLGHTDTVFPPGTFEGFRRDGDRARGPGAFDMKGGIVAMLFGLAAAKRAGLLERVAVRGVLVSEEEVGSPESQAVIRAHAAGAACALGFESGRPGDLVVTRRKGVASVRVEARGVAAHSGNEHEKGRSAIWSLARFVDRAQALTDYARGLTVNVGTIAGGTTKNTVPASASCEVDLRFETVADGQALREAVEAAAREAAIPGTELEVTAGAWRDPLERTPASSALAKEYGDCQRECGLGQGEAPLAGGGSDACTTGALGIPTIDALGPRGKAFHTPGEEVDLGSLVPKASALARFLARRAG; encoded by the coding sequence ATGGCCGCTCGCATCGAGGACGCGCTCACCTGGCTGCAGGGACAGCGCGGCGCCATGGAGGCGCTGCTGGAGCGCCTGGTGGCGCAGAACTCCTTCACGCAGAACCGCGCCGGGGTCGAGGCGGTCGCGAACGTGGTGGCGGGGCAGCTCCGCACGCTCGCCATGGACGTGGAGCTGCGCCCCTCGCACCACTACGGACCGCACGTCCTGTTCACCGGCCGCGCCGCGGGCGCGCCGGTGTTCCTCCTCGGCCACACCGACACGGTGTTCCCGCCGGGCACGTTCGAGGGCTTCCGCCGCGACGGCGACCGGGCGCGGGGGCCGGGCGCCTTCGACATGAAGGGCGGCATCGTGGCGATGCTGTTCGGGCTGGCCGCGGCGAAGCGCGCCGGGCTGCTGGAGCGGGTCGCGGTGCGGGGCGTGCTCGTCTCCGAGGAGGAGGTGGGCTCCCCCGAGTCGCAGGCGGTGATCCGCGCCCACGCGGCGGGCGCCGCCTGCGCGCTCGGCTTCGAGTCCGGGCGCCCGGGCGACCTGGTGGTCACCCGCCGCAAGGGCGTGGCGTCGGTGCGGGTCGAGGCGCGCGGGGTCGCGGCGCACTCCGGGAACGAGCACGAGAAGGGCCGGAGCGCGATCTGGTCGCTGGCGCGGTTCGTCGATCGCGCCCAGGCGCTCACCGACTACGCGCGCGGGCTGACCGTGAACGTGGGGACCATCGCCGGCGGCACCACCAAGAACACCGTGCCGGCCTCGGCCTCGTGCGAGGTGGACCTGCGCTTCGAGACGGTGGCGGACGGGCAGGCGCTGCGCGAGGCGGTGGAGGCGGCCGCGCGGGAGGCCGCCATCCCCGGGACGGAGCTCGAGGTGACCGCGGGCGCCTGGCGCGATCCGCTGGAGCGCACCCCGGCCTCGTCGGCGCTCGCGAAGGAGTACGGCGACTGCCAGCGCGAGTGCGGCCTGGGCCAGGGCGAGGCCCCGCTCGCCGGGGGCGGCTCCGACGCCTGCACCACCGGCGCGCTCGGCATCCCCACCATCGATGCGCTCGGCCCCCGCGGCAAGGCGTTCCACACGCCCGGCGAGGAGGTGGACCTCGGCTCGCTGGTGCCGAAGGCGAGCGCGCTGGCGCGCTTCCTGGCGCGGCGCGCGGGCTGA
- a CDS encoding sensor histidine kinase gives MISSAASRGPVRPETVEPGRGNGEDGEAVPGRQITTPRAVAAAVRPEAWPALAMFGLCALLAAETALLAAFGLGGGEALLPGGDHDGVLFGASLAAAVLGGALASVTLVRAIRASRADRDGRAQAEAALRARDEFLGLAAHELKTPLTALFLELGAAGREATRRGDEPVQGHLARADRAARRLAELVSRLLVDARAAAEPLALEEVELGSLANDAVDARRELFDRARCDVTVRAEGPVSGRWDRTRVDRALASLLANAAKYGQGRPIEVTVRAEGAQARLSVRDHGIGIPPERRAAIFDRYARAVSARHYGGLGLGLWIARREALALGGTVTVESRPGHGAEFTLRLPAGAAPPLRRLPRAAGGALARAPARALRWLAWRSRRC, from the coding sequence ATGATCAGCAGCGCAGCGAGCCGGGGCCCGGTGCGGCCGGAGACGGTCGAGCCGGGGCGGGGGAACGGCGAGGACGGCGAGGCCGTCCCCGGAAGACAGATCACCACCCCGCGCGCCGTGGCGGCGGCGGTGCGCCCGGAGGCGTGGCCGGCGCTCGCCATGTTCGGCCTGTGCGCCCTGCTCGCGGCCGAGACGGCGCTGCTCGCCGCGTTCGGCCTGGGCGGGGGCGAGGCGCTCCTGCCGGGCGGCGACCACGACGGCGTGCTGTTCGGGGCCTCGCTCGCGGCGGCGGTGCTGGGCGGCGCGCTCGCCTCGGTGACGCTGGTCCGCGCGATCCGCGCCTCGCGGGCCGACCGCGACGGGCGCGCCCAGGCCGAGGCGGCGCTGCGCGCCCGCGACGAGTTCCTCGGCCTCGCCGCCCACGAGCTGAAGACGCCGCTCACCGCGCTGTTCCTGGAGCTGGGCGCCGCCGGGCGCGAGGCCACTCGCCGCGGCGACGAGCCCGTGCAGGGCCACCTCGCGCGCGCCGACCGCGCCGCGCGACGGCTCGCCGAGCTGGTCTCGCGGCTGCTCGTGGACGCGCGCGCCGCCGCGGAGCCGCTCGCGCTCGAGGAGGTGGAGCTCGGATCGCTCGCGAACGACGCGGTGGACGCGCGCCGCGAGCTGTTCGATCGCGCCCGCTGCGACGTCACGGTGCGCGCCGAGGGCCCGGTGAGCGGGCGCTGGGATCGCACGCGGGTCGATCGCGCGCTCGCCAGCCTGCTCGCGAACGCCGCCAAGTACGGCCAGGGGCGCCCGATCGAGGTGACGGTCCGCGCCGAGGGGGCCCAGGCCCGGCTCTCGGTGCGCGACCACGGCATCGGCATCCCGCCGGAGCGGCGCGCCGCCATCTTCGACCGCTACGCGCGCGCGGTGTCGGCCCGCCACTACGGCGGCCTCGGGCTCGGCCTGTGGATCGCGCGTCGCGAGGCGCTCGCGCTCGGCGGCACGGTCACGGTGGAGAGCCGGCCCGGCCACGGCGCCGAGTTCACGCTGCGGCTGCCCGCCGGCGCGGCGCCGCCGCTGCGCCGCCTCCCCCGGGCGGCGGGGGGCGCGCTGGCCCGGGCGCCGGCGCGGGCGCTGCGCTGGCTGGCGTGGCGCAGCCGCCGGTGCTAG
- a CDS encoding tetratricopeptide repeat protein, with amino-acid sequence MRSRTAHRPARKAPPTIDRTATLALADRARARGRRRKAVALYQRVLAQHPDDLAVHGKVAPLLAARGDRDGALRSFRAAIDGHRRAGFVDRALAVLAQATEAFPRDDALWDEMANLELSRGRRADAVAALVRGGRTLLAARALGPAERLLHAAGRLEPWHGEATLLLARAWARSGRRRDAVRLLEGLAERTGGRTRAAARALALRLSPTPSRLWRWLRRGAAA; translated from the coding sequence GTGCGCAGCCGCACCGCCCATCGCCCCGCCCGCAAGGCCCCGCCCACCATCGACCGCACCGCGACGCTCGCGCTCGCCGACCGGGCCCGCGCGCGCGGCCGCCGCCGCAAGGCGGTGGCGCTGTACCAGCGCGTGCTCGCGCAGCACCCGGACGACCTCGCGGTCCACGGCAAGGTGGCGCCGCTGCTCGCCGCGCGCGGCGATCGCGACGGGGCGCTGCGCAGCTTCCGCGCCGCCATCGACGGGCACCGCCGCGCCGGGTTCGTGGACCGCGCGCTGGCGGTGCTGGCGCAGGCCACCGAGGCGTTCCCGCGCGACGACGCCCTGTGGGACGAGATGGCGAACCTGGAGCTGTCGCGCGGGCGGCGCGCCGACGCGGTGGCGGCGCTGGTGCGCGGCGGCCGCACGCTGCTCGCGGCGCGCGCGCTCGGCCCGGCGGAGCGGCTGCTGCACGCGGCGGGACGGCTCGAGCCCTGGCACGGCGAGGCCACGCTGCTCCTCGCGCGCGCCTGGGCGCGCTCCGGCCGCCGCCGCGACGCGGTCCGGCTGCTGGAGGGCCTGGCGGAGCGGACCGGCGGGCGCACCCGCGCCGCGGCCCGCGCGCTCGCGCTGCGGCTCTCGCCGACGCCGTCGCGGCTCTGGCGCTGGCTGCGGCGCGGCGCCGCCGCCTGA